Proteins co-encoded in one Stenotrophomonas maltophilia genomic window:
- a CDS encoding fumarylacetoacetate hydrolase family protein, giving the protein MKLGSLKEGGRDGTLIVVSRDLRHGVRATGIAATLQQALEDWSHIAPRLNALSESLNSGDADGVFDLDPQALAAPMPRAYEFVDGSAYLPHVERVRRARGAEVPESFYTDPLMYQATSAGFYGPRDAVKVVSEDYGIDLEAEIVVITDDVPMAATPEQAAGHIQLVGLVNDVSLRNLIPGELAKGFGFLQSKPRSALSPVLVTPDELGAAWQDSKVHLPLLTHINGQWFGAPEAGVDMQFNFAQLVAHAAKTRPLGAGTIVGSGTIANEDTSKGASCFAEQRVVETLRDGKPSTPFMSFGDVVRIEMLDAAGNSIFGAIEQRIEQAAKP; this is encoded by the coding sequence ATGAAGCTTGGTTCTTTGAAGGAAGGCGGCCGCGACGGCACCCTGATCGTCGTCTCGCGTGACCTGCGCCACGGCGTGCGCGCCACCGGCATTGCCGCCACCCTGCAGCAGGCCCTGGAGGACTGGAGCCACATTGCGCCGCGCCTGAACGCCCTGTCCGAATCGCTCAACAGCGGCGACGCCGATGGCGTGTTCGACCTCGATCCGCAGGCGCTGGCCGCGCCGATGCCGCGCGCCTATGAATTCGTCGATGGCAGCGCCTACCTGCCGCACGTGGAACGCGTACGCCGCGCCCGCGGCGCCGAGGTGCCGGAGAGCTTTTACACCGACCCGCTGATGTACCAGGCCACCAGCGCCGGTTTCTACGGCCCGCGCGATGCGGTCAAGGTGGTCAGCGAGGACTACGGCATCGACCTGGAGGCGGAGATCGTGGTGATCACCGACGACGTGCCGATGGCGGCCACCCCGGAACAGGCCGCTGGCCACATCCAGCTGGTCGGCCTGGTCAACGATGTCTCGCTGCGCAACCTGATTCCCGGCGAGCTGGCCAAGGGCTTCGGCTTCCTGCAGTCCAAGCCGCGTTCGGCACTGTCGCCGGTGTTGGTCACCCCCGACGAGCTGGGCGCCGCCTGGCAGGACAGCAAGGTGCATCTGCCGCTGCTGACCCACATCAACGGCCAGTGGTTCGGTGCGCCGGAAGCGGGCGTGGACATGCAGTTCAATTTCGCCCAGCTGGTCGCGCATGCAGCCAAGACCCGTCCGCTGGGTGCTGGCACCATCGTCGGCTCGGGCACCATCGCCAACGAAGACACCAGCAAGGGCGCCTCGTGCTTCGCCGAACAGCGCGTGGTCGAAACCCTGCGCGACGGCAAACCGAGCACGCCGTTCATGTCGTTCGGCGATGTGGTGCGCATTGAAATGCTCGATGCGGCCGGCAACAGCATCTTCGGTGCCATCGAACAGCGCATCGAACAGGCGGCCAAGCCCTGA
- a CDS encoding DEAD/DEAH box helicase, whose protein sequence is MSFESLGLAPFLLRALAEQGYENPTPIQQQAIPLALAGRDLLAGAQTGTGKTAAFGLPLLQHLGTASQEVRAGPRKPRALILAPTRELATQVHDSLRGYSKYLRIPSACIYGGVGMGNQLDILRRGVDLLVACPGRLIDHLERRSVDLSGIEVLILDEADRMLDMGFLPSIKRILAKLPKQNRQTLLFSATFEDNIRQLALEFMRNPEQIQVTPKNTVAETITHRVHPVDAGRKRDLLLHLLAQDSREQTLVFARTKHGSDKLAAFLEKSGIKTAAIHGNKSQGQRLRALGDFKAGRVTVLVATDIAARGIDINELPKVINFDLPMVAEDYVHRIGRTGRNGSTGQAISLVAQDEVKLLRAIVRLLGRDMDIRDVPGFELQVPIRWGNSAPGKAEHETGERAPRKSHARRPHGDAPRHAHAGPKKAGGGRREGGGNGQQRAGAGQGQRRGGGGNGGGRGRGQGGNGGGRAG, encoded by the coding sequence ATGTCTTTTGAATCGCTGGGCCTGGCGCCCTTCCTGCTGCGTGCGCTCGCCGAGCAGGGCTACGAAAACCCGACCCCGATCCAGCAGCAGGCGATCCCGCTGGCGCTGGCCGGTCGTGACCTGCTGGCCGGCGCACAGACCGGCACCGGCAAGACCGCCGCCTTCGGCCTGCCGCTGCTGCAGCACCTGGGCACCGCCTCGCAGGAAGTGCGCGCCGGCCCGCGCAAGCCGCGCGCGCTGATCCTCGCCCCGACCCGCGAGCTGGCCACCCAGGTGCATGACAGCCTACGCGGTTACAGCAAGTACCTGCGCATCCCCAGCGCCTGCATCTACGGCGGCGTCGGCATGGGCAACCAGCTGGACATCCTGCGTCGCGGCGTGGACCTGCTGGTGGCCTGCCCGGGCCGCCTGATCGATCACCTGGAGCGTCGCAGCGTCGACCTGTCCGGCATCGAAGTGCTGATCCTGGACGAAGCCGATCGCATGCTCGACATGGGCTTCCTGCCGTCGATCAAGCGCATCCTGGCCAAGCTGCCGAAGCAGAACCGTCAGACCCTGCTGTTCTCGGCCACCTTCGAGGACAACATCCGCCAGCTGGCGCTGGAGTTCATGCGCAACCCGGAACAGATCCAGGTGACGCCGAAGAACACCGTGGCCGAAACCATCACCCACCGCGTGCACCCGGTCGATGCCGGCCGCAAGCGCGACCTGCTGCTGCACCTGCTGGCGCAGGACAGCCGCGAGCAGACCCTGGTGTTCGCACGCACCAAGCACGGCAGCGACAAGCTGGCCGCGTTCCTGGAAAAGTCGGGCATCAAGACCGCGGCAATCCATGGCAACAAGAGCCAGGGCCAGCGCCTGCGTGCACTGGGCGATTTCAAGGCCGGCCGCGTGACCGTGCTGGTGGCCACCGACATCGCCGCGCGTGGCATCGACATCAACGAGTTGCCGAAGGTGATCAACTTCGATCTGCCGATGGTGGCCGAGGATTACGTGCACCGCATCGGCCGTACCGGCCGCAATGGTTCCACCGGCCAGGCGATTTCGCTGGTGGCGCAGGATGAAGTGAAGCTGCTGCGCGCGATCGTGCGCCTGCTGGGCCGCGACATGGACATCCGCGATGTGCCGGGCTTCGAGCTGCAGGTGCCGATCCGCTGGGGCAACAGTGCGCCGGGCAAGGCCGAGCACGAGACCGGCGAGCGCGCGCCGCGCAAGAGCCACGCACGTCGTCCGCACGGCGATGCACCGCGCCATGCGCATGCGGGCCCGAAGAAGGCCGGTGGTGGCCGTCGCGAGGGCGGTGGCAATGGCCAGCAGCGTGCGGGCGCGGGTCAGGGCCAGCGTCGTGGCGGTGGCGGCAATGGTGGCGGCCGTGGCCGCGGCCAGGGTGGCAACGGCGGCGGTCGCGCCGGCTGA